The following DNA comes from Camelina sativa cultivar DH55 chromosome 14, Cs, whole genome shotgun sequence.
ttacaataaattattcaaCTATGTAATTAACTTAATTAACTACAAAATTTTTGActaattcttatttttgaaataaactaTATGAGTCAAGATTTTATCatgaataaaaagataaattatgtttacatatatatatatcttattatctaaatatatatccttttgtacaaaataaatatataatataaatgtagAATAGTATTTactgatattatatatttaaaactaataatttcaAATACTGATAATTATGATAGAACTTTGACTAATAGAGTTTATTCCAAAAACAGGACAATAAGTTGTCAAGAAAATAGTGGATTACATATTTGACTAAGttcttgtaattaaatatttttcaattatgaCATATACTCTCAGTCAAATATGACATAAACTCTAAGTCAGTTTACAATAATGGTCGAATttccaaatattaatttgataaagttTTGACTAATTTTTAtgcatttaatatttaataccatcttttatttatataatgtcAGTCTTccactcagaaaaaaaaacatattctttAGCTaacgaaaagaaaagaaaaataaaattaagtttacaGTTCGTCCTCTTTTAGTGATTAAaccttttgtttatatttttgtctcCAACATTAGTTCGAGAAAAACCAAaggaaaccaaaattttaacatgaaaaagatagaaaattatGCAGACCGCATGGTTACATTCTACAGACGCAAACAAAAGATCTACACTAAGCTTAGTAAGTTGTCCCTTCTTTGTGGTGTTGATGTTGGATTTCTTGTGTACTCCAACAGTGGAATCACATACACATTCGGCAGCCCGTCCTTCAAAGTCGTTGCAAAGCGGTTTCTCAACTGTGAGGGCTCTTCGTCAACCTCACTGCCGCAACAACCAAACATAGATGTTCAGCATcaaaagaagatggaagaacTCTACAAACTCTACAACAATATCTTACAGAAGGCTAATGCGGAGAAACATAAAGGGATGGTCATGGCAAAGGCTGAGGCGGAGGCACTGCCAGTGGAGAAGAACCCTTGGTGGAGAGTCGATCCACCAACGGTTAAGGATAAGGAAGTTCTAAAGCAGTTGATGGAGAAGTATGAAGATCTCTATGAGAAACTATGTGGCGAGGTTGTTGCAAAGAACCAAATAGAAAATGCACCGTAGATTTTATTTAGTGGATTATCTGTTTCATTCAAGATCCCGGCCCTAAATGTTACTCTCTCCATTTCAAATTTGTTGTCATTCTATgcttagttttttgtttcaacttagtgtttgttttgtttttaattttacattgttatttttaatcgagaattcttttatttgtctcttattaaatgaattaaatattaaatcatttgaAATTCTAATAGTCAAATAAGACAAAACATaacatttatctatttttttaacttgtgagaaataatctaaaatgataACTAATTTGAAGATATCTTAATGCTTTATAAAACCTATTGTTcctacaaaaattatttatgtagAATTTATTGAGTGATAGTGTCTTTCagatttgttgatgtgtttcatcaaatattatatcataaagCCAAACTAAACCACAAAAAAAGCAATGCCAAGAATGCAAAGAATTGATCAAAAACATTCTACCAGAATGATAATCATAGAATGGTTTTGATCAATTCTTTGCATTCTTGGCATTGATTTTTGTGGTTTCTTGTGGCTTTATGATAGAATACTTGACGAAACACATCAATAAATCTGAAAGACACTATCACTCAATGCTCTCTTCCACATAAGTAATTTTGTCGGAACAAGAGATTTTATAGAGCATTGAGATTTCTTTAAATTAGTtatcattttagattatttctcacaagttttaaaaatggctaaatgttatgttttttcttatttgactATTAGAATttcaaactatttaatattttattcatttaataaGGGGTAAATGAAATAATTGTCGACTAAAAATAacaatgtaaaattgaaaacaaaaacgacaaccaagttgaaacaaaaactaaacataGAATGACAACAATTTTTGAAATCGAAAGAGTGACATTTAGGATCGGACTCTTGAATGAAACAGATGATCCACTAAATAAAATCTACGGTGCATTTTCTATTTGGTTCTTTGCAACAACCTCGTCACATAGTTTCTCATAGAGATCTTCATACTTCGCTAACAACTGCTTTAGGACTTCCTTATCCTTAACCGTTGTTGGATCGACTCTCCACCACGCGTCCTTCTCCACTAGCAGTGCCTCCGCCTCAGCCTTTGCCATGGCCATCCCTTTCTGTTTCTCCGCATCAACCTTCTCTAAAATATTGTTGTAGACTTTGCAGAGTTCTTccatcttttctttgttttgaacaTCTATGTTCGATTGTTGCAGCAGTGAGGTTGACGAAGAGCCCTCACCGTTGAGAAACCGCTTTGCAACAACTTCAAAGGATGGGCTGCCGAATGTGTATGGGATTCCACTGTTGGAATACACAAGAAACCCAACAGCAGCACCACAGAGAAGGGACAGCTCACTGAGCTTAGTGtagatcttttgttttcttctgtagAATGTAATCGTGCGGTCTACataattttctatctttttcatgttaattttttggtttccaTTGGTTTTTCTCGAACTCATGTtggagacaaaaataaaacaaagggTTTAATTACTAAAAGATGAAGAACTGTaaacttaattttctttttcttttttttttcgttaactaaagaatatgttttttttagtggaagactgacattatataaataaatgatggtattaaatattaaatgcaTAAAAATTAGTCAAaactttatcaaattaatatttggaaATTCGACCATTATTGTAAACTGACTCTGAGTTTATGTCATATTTGACTGAGAGTTTATGtcataattgaaaaataattaattacaagaACTTAGTCAAATATATAATCCACTATTTTCTTGACAACTTATTGTCCTGTTTTTGGAATAAACTCTATTAGTCAAAGTTCTATCATAATTATCAGTATTtgaaattattagttttaaatatataatatcagtAAATACTATTctacatttatattatatatttattttgtacaaaaggatatatatttagataattagatatatatatatatatatgtaaaaataatttatctatttattcaTGATAAAATCTTGACTCATATAGTTTATTTCCAAAATAAGAATTAGTCAAAAATTTTGTAGTTAATTAAGTTAAATACATAGttgaataatttattgtaatgaAATATTTGTCAgttataacatttattttttatataccaTTATTGAAATATTGAAATGGGAGAGCTTGTTAAGGTTAGTTGGATATGGATGGCCTCACAGGCCTAGTGaaaggacgtgaggcccattaagaaatgTGGGCTCATAGACTGGAAGTGAACATGGAACCCACTAAAaagtggcggtcggggcgttaaaCTATTATACacaataataaatgaaaaaaccACGATAGTTTATGATGCACTACATTGACGTTATGCATGATCTAAAAATAAAGTCATCTTTCAAATGACAAATCATAGTAAAGATATTCTCATAAATattattgtgtgttttaaaatattttatatatgttatacattcatatatattgttattatatttgaaaataaatattttataaattataattggaaaaagcaaaacacaattgaaaaaaaaacgtgaTTTATCTAGAATAGCATAAAAATACAAGAATGTAAACAAGAATTAGAATAATGTAGTTGAATTACCTGTAACTCATTTGTTGAAAAAGATTCATGGGCATGCGTCATGTGGACTTGAAATGTGGATCCTTCGAGAATCTGATGATGACTAGTTTCTTACAACATAAATCacataatttatagagtatgGAGTTAAATCTCAAATGTAAAGTAGTAGTaacatatctaaaaaaaaaaatttctcttaaCTATAATGAGAATTTGACAAAATAAGATTTTGTAATTGTCAGGTTATTGatattcaataaatttgtttcgATAACAGGCGTATAGTACCGTTGAACATTGACTAGCAAATAGACTATCTTTGACTGTTTGACTAGCCTTTAATGATACGAAGAATAACGACTATTACATGCTTTTTCCGTTTCAAAATAGTTgtcattttataattaattttttgtttcatttttagttGTCGTTCTCGTTTTGCAATGTCACTTTCAGTAGAACATTATTTTATGTATCCcttattaaacaattaaaatattacatacTTTGGAATTTTAATAGTCCAACAAGGGtacaatctatttttttaatttgtgtgaaacaaTTTAAAATGACAACTAATTTGAATCAgagaaaatattatcttaaatgTCAACTTATATAAACTTATTATGCAGACTAATATCATTTGTTACCAGATttagttttgataattttgatatgttataacttataacaagtttttcttttgtgcacCCCGCTGTAACAAGTTCATAACAGTGAATAATTAAGGGGagtgtttttaaatattaattatacatgAGTGATGATTATCTATAACATTGAAATAATGTCTCCTTTTTTTGTGCACCAAATTCTTCATTCAAACTAGAAAGTTACATGAGGATATGCTATCAGAAACATCCGAATCGTAGTcttggaaaataaaatacaatagcCAGCAAATATCAAAGATAGAGATACAAGCATAATAAAGCTTGATAGGAACCAGGAGCAATGTTAAAACAACCTAACATGAGCAAACCCATGATAGAAAATGCTTTAGCCACAAGAACCTCAACTAGTAGCAGGGGATTCACCAAACATTTTGACTTTAAGACAAATTTGGAGCCAACACAAATTGCTAAAGGTTGAGGTTGAGGGCAACCTCAAGGAACGCATGAAACAGAGCCGGTGATCAAACATTGTCCAACATGGACGGAATCTGAACCAACATCAGTGGTTCTAGATTGAAGGCTAACTGGATCCGCCGGAGAAGTATCCGATGCAGACAAGGAGGAGCGGGAGAAGTATCCAATGCTTCGAAAGGTGGAGAAGCAGGTGATGGCGAGAGGAAAGGGGCGGAACAGATTGAAACTTTGGTTGGACCAGAGTCCCAATGATCCCACTAAGGAGCCAAGAGTAGCAGAGGCCGCGCCAGAAGGAATCTGGTTCTTCAGGCTAGAAGCAGAGGCGAAGGCTGAAACAATGGAAAATCTGGGAGGAGGCAAACCCAGAAAGTCAAAGAAATGACCCATAAGGAGAGAGGCGGTTGAGAGCTTTATAAAGAGAAACTGCAACTTAATCGAATACTTGAAAATCAACACAAATTGAATCGTCGTTCTATACTCGATCTGAATCAGCTTTGAAAATCAGCTTTATAAAGAGAAAATCAACTTAATCGAATACTTGAAAATCAACACCATATCACACCCACCCAAGGGAAGAACCATCAGATCAGCCT
Coding sequences within:
- the LOC104742052 gene encoding agamous-like MADS-box protein AGL61 yields the protein MVTFYRRKQKIYTKLSKLSLLCGVDVGFLVYSNSGITYTFGSPSFKVVAKRFLNCEGSSSTSLPQQPNIDVQHQKKMEELYKLYNNILQKANAEKHKGMVMAKAEAEALPVEKNPWWRVDPPTVKDKEVLKQLMEKYEDLYEKLCGEVVAKNQIENAP
- the LOC104743802 gene encoding agamous-like MADS-box protein AGL61 codes for the protein MKKIENYVDRTITFYRRKQKIYTKLSELSLLCGAAVGFLVYSNSGIPYTFGSPSFEVVAKRFLNGEGSSSTSLLQQSNIDVQNKEKMEELCKVYNNILEKVDAEKQKGMAMAKAEAEALLVEKDAWWRVDPTTVKDKEVLKQLLAKYEDLYEKLCDEVVAKNQIENAP